In a single window of the Poecile atricapillus isolate bPoeAtr1 chromosome 27, bPoeAtr1.hap1, whole genome shotgun sequence genome:
- the EZH1 gene encoding histone-lysine N-methyltransferase EZH1 produces the protein MAEQKMEITTPPTSKCIMYWKRKVKSEYMRLRQLKRFQANMGAKALFVANFAKVHEKTQILNEDWKKLRVQPVQLMKPVSGHPFLKQCTVESIFPGFSSQTLYMRTLNTVALVPIMYSWSPLQQNFMVEDETVLCNIPYMGDEVKEEDETFIEELINNYDGKVHGEEEMISGSVLISDAVFLELVNALNQYSDEEEEGHNDSEVKQEDGKEELPVTRKRKRTAVEGSKKCSKKRFPNDMIFTAISSMFPEYGFPEDMKERYRELTEVSDPNVLPPQCTPNIDGPCAKSVQREQSLHSFHTLFCRRCFKYDCFLHPFHATPNVYKRKNRETKIEPDPCGADCFLWLEGAKEFAALHNPRSKCSGRRRRRHHVVGASCSNTPAVTETREGDSDRDTGNEWASSSSEANSRCQTPTKQKLSPASSQLFAVETPQEPVEWTGAEESLFRVFHGTYFNNFCSIARLLGTKTCKQVFQFAVKESLITKLPTNELMNPSQKKKRKHRLWAAHCRKIQLKKDNSPTQVYNYQPCDHPEHPCDSSCPCIMTQNFCEKFCQCNPDCQNRFPGCRCKTQCNTKQCPCYLAVRECDPDLCLTCGASEHWDCKVVSCKNCSIQRGLKKHLLLAPSDVAGWGTFIKEAVQKNEFISEYCGELISQDEADRRGKVYDKYMSSFLFNLNNDFVVDATRKGNKIRFANHSVNPNCYAKVVMVNGDHRIGIFAKRAIQAGEELFFDYRYSQADALKYVGIERETDII, from the exons ATGGCCGAGCA aaaaatggaaattaccACTCCTCCGACATCCAAGTGTATCATGTactggaaaaggaaagtaaaGTCCGAGTACATGCGTCTGCGGCAGCTCAAGAGGTTCCAGGCGAACATGGGAGCAAAG GCTCTCTTTGTGGCCAACTTTGCAAAGGTTCATGAAAAGACTCAAATCCTTAATGAAGACTGGAAGAAGCTTCGAGTGCAGCCGGTGCAGCTGATGAAGCCAGTCAGTGGACACCCATTCCTGAAACAG TGCACTGTTGAGAgcattttcccaggattttcaaGCCAGACACTGTACATGAGGACTCTGAACACAGTGGCACTGGTGCCCATCATGTACTCCTGGTCCCCTCTTCAGCAGAATTTCATG GTGGAGGATGAAACAGTTCTGTGCAATATCCCTTACATGGGCGACGAGGTGAAGGAGGAAGATGAAACTTTCATTGAAGAGCTTATTAATAACTATGATGGGAAAGTTCATGGAGAGGAAG AAATGATCTCAGGGTCAGTCCTCATCAGTGATGCTGTGTTCCTGGAGCTAGTGAATGCTCTGAATCAGTACTcagatgaggaagaggaaggacaCAATGATTCTGAGGTGAAACAGGAGGATGGAAAAGAGGAGCTTCCAGtgacaaggaaaagaaagcgAACTGCAGTGGAAG GTAGCAAGAAGTGTTCCAAGAAGAGGTTCCCCAATGACATGATATTCACTGCTATTTCTTCCATGTTTCCTGAGTATGGCTTCCCAGAGGATATGAAAGAAAG GTACCGGGAGCTCACGGAGGTGTCAGACCCCAACGTGCTGCCACCGCAGTGCACTCCCAACATCGACGGGCCGTGCGCCAAGTCGGTGCAGCGGGAGCAGTCCCTGCACTCCTTCCACACCCTCTTCTGCCGCCGCTGCTTCAAATACGACTGCTTTCTGCATC cttttcatgCTACTCCTAATGTGTACAAACGAAAGAATAGAGAGACCAAGATTGAGCCAGATCCTTGCGGCGCAGACTGTTTCCTCTGGCTG GAAGGAGCCAAGGAGTTTGCTGCACTGCACAACCCCCGATCCAAGTGCTCAGGCCGTCGCCGCCGGCGGCACCACGTGGTGGGCGCATCCTGCTCCAACACCCCGGCTGTCACTGAGACCAGGGAGGGCGACAGCGACCGGGACACAGGCAACGAGTGGGCCTCTAGCTCCTCGG AGGCCAACTCTCGCTGCCAGACCCCGACTAAGCAGAAGCTGAGCCCGGCCTCTTCCCAGCTGTTTGCGGTGGAGACACCGCAGGAGCCCGTGGAGTGGACAGGAGCTGAGGAGTCACTCTTCCGTGTCTTCCATGGCACCTACTTCAACAACTTCTGCTCAATCGCCAGGCTGCTGGGGACAAAGACCTGCAAGCAG GTCTTCCAGTTTGCAGTGAAGGAATCACTTATAACGAAACTGCCAACAAATGAGTTAATGAATCCATcccagaagaagaaaaggaagcacAG GCTGTGGGCTGCACACTGCAGGAAGATCCAGCTGAAGAAAG ATAATTCACCAACCCAGGTGTACAACTACCAGCCCTGTGACCACCCCGAGCATCCCTGTGACAGCTCCTGCCCTTGCATCATGACTCAGAATTTCTGTGAGAAGTTCTGCCAGTGCAACCCTGACT GTCAGAACCGCTTCCCAGGCTGCCGCTGTAAGACCCAGTGCAACACCAAGCAGTGTCCCTGCTACCTGGCTGTGCGGGAGTGTGACCCAGACCTCTGCCTCACCTGTGGCGCTTCAGAGCACTGGGATTGCAAGGTGGTCTCCTGCAAGAACTGCAGCATCCAGCGAGGCCTCAAAAAG CATTTGTTGCTGGCCCCATCAGACGTGGCTGGCTGGGGGACTTTCATCAAGGAGGCTGTGCAGAAGAATGAGTTCATCTCTGAGTACTGCGGGGAG CTCATTTCACAGGATGAGGCTGACAGGCGAGGAAAGGTCTACGACAAGTACATGTCCAGCTTCCTCTTCAACCTCAACAATG attttgttGTTGACGCTACTcgcaaaggaaataaaatccgCTTTGCCAACCACTCGGTGAACCCCAATTGCTACGCGAAAG TTGTGATGGTGAACGGAGACCACCGGATTGGTATCTTTGCCAAGAGAGCCAtccaggcaggagaggagctctTCTTTGACTACAG GTACAGCCAGGCAGATGCCCTGAAGTATGTCGGCATAGAGAGGGAGACGGACATCATCTGA
- the RAMP2 gene encoding receptor activity-modifying protein 2 codes for MAPRAHMSSGRVSRGLLLLWVLLGAGLYQTDSVTTTTTSFSQDAGTSPPMAMSNRTAQLMVGNYIDLTQQCWNYFVELMSNVTTSEMCEWKVISRPYSELRACLEDWAEHLNYSYPNALAEQYIFQSHYLYFHNCTLEHPVYFDPPEDVLLAMIIAPICLIPFLVTLVIWRSKDGKAQA; via the exons atGGCACCGCGCGCGCACATGAGCTCCGGCCGCGTCTCCcgagggctgctgctgctctggg TGCTCCTGGGGGCTGGCCTTTATCAGACGGACTCCGtgacaacaacaacaacgaGCTTCAGCCAGGATGCTGGGACAAGCCCACCCATGGCCATGTCCAACAGGACAGCCCAGCTTATGG TGGGGAATTACATCGACctcacacagcagtgctggaattaCTTCGTCGAGCTGATGAGCAATGTGACGACATCAGAGATGTGCGAGTGGAAAGTCATCAGCAG GCCCTACAGCGAGCTGCGGGCCTGCCTGGAGGACTGGGCCGAGCACCTGAACTACAGCTACCCCAACGCCCTGGCCGAGCAGTACATCTTCCAGAGCCATTACCTCTACTTCCACAACTGCACCCTGGAGCATCCAGTGTACTTCGACCCGCCCGAAGATGTGCTCCTGGCCATGATCATCGCACCCATCTGCCTCATCCCCTTCCTTGTCACCCTGGTCATCTGGCGCAGCAAGGACGGCAAGGCGCAGGCCTAG
- the VPS25 gene encoding vacuolar protein-sorting-associated protein 25, which translates to MSFAWPWQYSFPPFFTLQPNGETRQKQLAAWCALALAYSQQHRLPAMTVREAQDIPLFANHRLQRKLPLESIQVVLEELRKNGNLEWLDKNKTSFLIMWKRPEEWGKLIYQWVSKNGLTNSVFTLYELVSGDDTENEEFHGLDEATLLRALQALQQEHKAEIITLDDGRGVKFF; encoded by the exons ATGAGCTTCGCGTGGCCCTGGCAGTACAGCTTCCCGCCCTTCTTCAC gctgcagccCAATGGCGAGACGCGGCAGAAGCAGCTGGCGGCCTGGTGCGCGCTGGCGCTCGCCTACAGCCAGCAGCACCGGCTGCCCGCCATGACGGTGCGGGAGGCTCAGGACATTCCGCTCTTCGCCAACCACCGCCTCCAGC GGAAGCTGCCGCTGGAATCCATCCaggtggtgctggaggagctccgCAAGAACG GGAACCTGGAATGGTtagataaaaacaaaaccagcttccTGATCATGTGGAAGAGACCAGAAGAATGGGGAAAGCTCATCTATCAATGG GTGTCAAAGAATGGCCTGACCAACTCTGTGTTCACACTGTACGAACTGGTCAGTGGAGATGATACAGAGAATGAAG AGTTTCACGGCTTGGATGAGGCTACACTGCTCCGAGCCCTGCAAGCCTTGCAGCAGGAGCACAAGGCTGAGATTATCACGCTGGATGACGGCCGAGGCGTCAAGTTCTTCTGA